The Candidatus Nitrosocaldus cavascurensis genome segment AAGAACCCAATCGTTGCTATCATATGCTGACCACAGGAGTTGGGGCAACCGCTAATCTTTATAGTTGCATCCCTTAAAGCATCATCCATGTCAAGCCCTAACTCTATCAACCTGCTCCTTATCTCCTTTGCTAATCTATGGGCATTGGTTATTGCTAGGTTGCATGAGGTTGTGCTTGTGCATCCAACCACCGATGCTATGCTCAGTGCACCATAGTTTGCTAATCCTGCTTCTGATAGCCTATTGTAGAGTTCAACCAACCTGCTCTTCATAACCCACCTTAATGCAAATCCTTGGGATGGAGTTGTTACAACACAGCCCTCATGGGAGAACTCCCTGCATATACTTGCCAATGCTCTCAACTGCCTTGCTGTAATATCCCCAGCAGGTAATGGTATGAATACTATAGCGTAACCCTTCTGCTTCTGATCCATCACATTGCTCCTAACCCATCTATGGAACCCATCTGGAGCATTGAATGGTTTCAACTCAACAAGATTTGTATCCTCTATATCTGGAGCATCAACCTTAGCCTCTCTTATGTAAAGCCTTGCTAGAACAGACCTTGTCATAAGCACTATCTTCCTCTCCTTCAACACCAACTCCCTGAACCTCTCAAAGCCCATGTCATGGACAAGATAGCGCATTCTATTCCTGTGCACCTTCTCTCTATCACCAAGCCTATCGAATAGCCTTATAACTGCCATGCATGTTGGTAATAGCATATCCTCTGGCGTGAAATCTTCAAGAAGTTCAGCAAGGTATGATGCTGGTCCTAAGCCTCCACCTATGTAGACCCTGAAGCCTCTAACCTTCTTAACAGTAGCATTACCATCAGATACCTCCTCTTCCCTAACCACAGGTACAAGCCCAACATCTGCTATCCTTGCATAACTATGCTCATCACAGCATGCAAAGTTAAACTTGAACTTCCTTGGAAGGTTCTGGCACATAGGGTTGCGTAAGAAGAACCTTGCCAATGCCTTTGCATATGGCGTAACATCGAATGGTTCATTACTACATATGCCTGCAAATGGGGAGCATGTTACATTCCTTACAGTATTCCCGCATGCCTCTCTACTCGTTAGTCCAACCTCTACCAATCCCTTCTCAACTGCAGGGGCATCATCAAGGTATACCCAATGCATCTGTATATTCTGCCTAGTTGTAACATGTACACTTCCTATTGAGAAGTCCTCACTCAGCTTTGCTAATCTTGTAAGTTGCTCTGGGTAGAGTATCCCAGCAGGGATCTTTATCCTTACCATTGTGTAGTCCTTGTTAAGTCTTGATCCATACATGCCATGCTGTAATCTGAACCTTCTAAACTCATCCTCGCTTATCTTACCCTCCCTGTAGAGCCTGATCATCTCCTCAACAGCTGTCACCTCTTCAGGTAATCCCCACTCTTCTCTCTTCCTACTATCATCATCAGTATGCGTGAGATTCTCTTGCTGCTTTTGCATATAGCGGTATTATAACATCGTTATATTTAAAACTTCTTTAAATAAATATTAGGGAATAAAGTACCGTTTATAATATAATTAGCGTATTATATATAACAATCGTTACTATGACTGTTGGTATGTTATACAAACCTGATAAGAATAATCCTTTACGTGTAACTTAATGCTTGACATGGAAGTAATAATCCTAAGTTCTCATCATAACTATTTATCAGAATAGTCCTAGAGCAAAACCTAAGGCCATAACTGCTAGTACCAATGCTGTTATCTTTGGTAGATACCTGCTATATGGAATGATCTTATGCTGGACATACGTG includes the following:
- a CDS encoding nitrite/sulfite reductase, producing the protein MQKQQENLTHTDDDSRKREEWGLPEEVTAVEEMIRLYREGKISEDEFRRFRLQHGMYGSRLNKDYTMVRIKIPAGILYPEQLTRLAKLSEDFSIGSVHVTTRQNIQMHWVYLDDAPAVEKGLVEVGLTSREACGNTVRNVTCSPFAGICSNEPFDVTPYAKALARFFLRNPMCQNLPRKFKFNFACCDEHSYARIADVGLVPVVREEEVSDGNATVKKVRGFRVYIGGGLGPASYLAELLEDFTPEDMLLPTCMAVIRLFDRLGDREKVHRNRMRYLVHDMGFERFRELVLKERKIVLMTRSVLARLYIREAKVDAPDIEDTNLVELKPFNAPDGFHRWVRSNVMDQKQKGYAIVFIPLPAGDITARQLRALASICREFSHEGCVVTTPSQGFALRWVMKSRLVELYNRLSEAGLANYGALSIASVVGCTSTTSCNLAITNAHRLAKEIRSRLIELGLDMDDALRDATIKISGCPNSCGQHMIATIGFFGAAVRMNNTLTPAYNMLLGGKVGKESALGRIVARVPAKRIIDVILRLIDVYRKERLDGEGFASWIDRVLEGNGTNIKSIDDLKPIIEEASKLPSPEEDPESYVDYGSDSRFIVKTARGECAA